A stretch of the uncultured Campylobacter sp. genome encodes the following:
- the flhA gene encoding flagellar biosynthesis protein FlhA, producing the protein MAKQKRNILTLVAPFLEPIVRFKGLTIVGVIIAILAIIIVPLPSAILDFFLALSISISVLIILIAVYVPKPTDLSTFPTLILIITLFRLSLNIATTRMILSEGHNGPDAVSEIISSFGQFVVGGNYVIGVIVFTILVLINFMVVTKGSTRVSEVQARFTLDAMPGKQMAIDADLNAGLIDEKTARERREAIIGEANFYGAMDGSSKFIKGDAVAGIIITIINIVGGFLIGSFQYGLDMATSAQNYTILTIGDGLVSQIPGLITSTATAIIITRASKDDENFAEGSLTQLLGEYKTLLIVGFILFIFALVPGLPTLSLGFISLLFLSMGFIMKEVKEGKINLTAKAQSMSSAQGEEEGQTAPKPPKKSEEEIAREEEAKINDILKLEILELDLGYGLLKIAETDLIERIRAMRRNIAAQLGFLMPKIRIRDNLQLPPNEYRFKLKGVVIGQGEIYADKFLAMDSGLVSDNIEGIPTKEPAFGLDALWIDASVKEDAILSGYTIVDPASVISTHMSELIKQNAAELLTRQETQNLLDKLKSEYPVIVEDTLRIAPIGVIQKVLKALLKDHIPIKDMLSILEALSDIAEVSKNLDMIVEHVRTALARAITSLYVDEGGRLNFYVMEPAAQQKLIDAVQYKDGAYHLMINVSQTSAIVQALREARAKRPISEYGSMILCVEPSLRKFIADICANFAIDITVLSFAEVAANTPFETLGTIEISNL; encoded by the coding sequence TTAAGGGGCTTACTATCGTCGGCGTCATAATCGCCATCCTAGCGATCATCATCGTGCCGCTTCCTAGCGCGATCTTGGACTTTTTTCTTGCGCTTTCCATCTCTATCTCGGTGCTCATCATCCTGATCGCCGTTTACGTGCCAAAGCCTACCGACCTTAGCACGTTTCCGACGCTCATTCTCATTATCACGCTTTTTAGACTCTCGCTAAACATCGCCACCACGCGTATGATTTTGAGCGAAGGACACAACGGCCCCGATGCCGTAAGCGAGATAATCTCAAGCTTCGGGCAGTTCGTCGTAGGCGGCAACTACGTCATCGGCGTGATCGTATTTACGATCCTAGTGCTTATAAATTTCATGGTCGTTACCAAAGGCTCGACGCGCGTGAGTGAGGTGCAGGCGAGATTTACGCTCGATGCGATGCCTGGTAAGCAAATGGCGATAGACGCCGACCTAAACGCGGGCCTAATTGACGAAAAGACCGCAAGAGAGCGCCGCGAAGCCATCATAGGCGAGGCGAATTTCTATGGAGCAATGGACGGTTCGTCTAAATTTATCAAAGGCGATGCTGTCGCGGGCATCATCATTACTATCATAAACATCGTCGGCGGCTTTCTCATCGGTTCGTTTCAGTACGGCCTAGATATGGCTACCTCAGCGCAAAACTACACGATCCTAACGATCGGCGACGGTCTAGTAAGCCAGATCCCGGGCCTCATCACATCGACGGCTACGGCGATCATTATCACGCGAGCTAGCAAGGACGATGAAAATTTCGCCGAAGGCTCGCTAACGCAGCTGCTAGGCGAATATAAAACGCTTCTAATAGTCGGCTTTATACTATTTATCTTTGCTCTAGTTCCCGGACTTCCGACGCTATCTCTCGGATTTATTTCGCTTCTGTTTTTAAGTATGGGTTTTATAATGAAAGAAGTAAAAGAGGGCAAGATAAATTTGACCGCCAAGGCCCAAAGCATGAGCTCTGCACAAGGCGAGGAAGAGGGGCAGACCGCACCAAAACCTCCTAAAAAAAGCGAAGAAGAAATCGCCCGCGAAGAGGAAGCTAAGATAAACGACATCTTAAAGCTTGAAATTTTAGAACTTGATCTAGGTTACGGCCTGCTAAAGATCGCCGAGACCGATCTCATCGAGCGCATACGAGCGATGCGCCGAAATATCGCGGCACAGCTTGGTTTTTTGATGCCAAAGATCCGCATCCGCGACAATCTCCAACTACCGCCCAACGAATACCGCTTTAAGCTAAAAGGCGTCGTGATCGGGCAGGGGGAAATTTACGCGGATAAATTCCTTGCGATGGATAGCGGGCTGGTTAGCGACAACATCGAGGGCATCCCAACTAAAGAGCCCGCGTTTGGCCTTGATGCTTTATGGATCGATGCGAGCGTGAAGGAGGACGCGATACTAAGCGGCTACACGATCGTAGATCCCGCGAGCGTCATCTCCACGCACATGAGCGAGCTGATAAAACAAAACGCCGCAGAGCTCCTAACCCGCCAAGAGACGCAAAATTTGCTCGATAAGCTAAAATCGGAATACCCGGTCATCGTCGAGGATACGCTACGTATCGCGCCTATCGGAGTGATCCAAAAGGTGCTAAAAGCGCTGCTAAAAGACCACATCCCGATAAAAGATATGCTAAGCATCCTAGAGGCGCTAAGCGACATCGCCGAGGTTAGCAAGAACCTAGATATGATCGTCGAGCACGTTCGCACCGCGCTCGCTCGCGCTATCACTTCGCTTTACGTCGATGAGGGCGGGCGGCTAAATTTTTACGTGATGGAGCCTGCCGCGCAGCAAAAGCTGATCGACGCCGTGCAGTATAAAGACGGCGCGTATCACCTGATGATAAACGTCTCGCAAACGTCGGCGATCGTGCAGGCTCTGCGCGAGGCGAGGGCGAAGCGGCCGATCTCTGAGTACGGCTCGATGATACTTTGCGTGGAGCCTAGCTTGCGTAAATTTATCGCCGATATCTGCGCGAATTTCGCCATAGATATCACGGTGCTTAGCTTTGCCGAAGTCGCGGCAAATACGCCGTTTGAGACGCTAGGCACGATAGAAATATCAAATTTGTAA
- a CDS encoding 3'-to-5' oligoribonuclease B, with translation MTIHHLSHTDLDGYGAQVITNHYFKNVKFYNSNYGKEIDEKFDQILAQISDKNAAQTQSNLSGEQNANSQNAPENRGEGKAAKNDEKALILITDLNLTVEQCEAYEKALVNKNAKILLLDHHQSGAECASKFGWYFLDSSRCATKITHDFFAKIYGIDASLNHFSDVVNAVDIWLKDDVNFEMGKVGLGLVANAKEINKTMFEAENSRYLFYLIERAREFFDAGDDYVGLDEAIFGFKKDFFKENKNDTLSNLISAFVVKKLSEEKEKFSIKYNDLNGILTYNIGNTSVIGNDFLVANPDIDFFIDVTSKKTLSFRANGKVDVSQMAKNLVGGGGHVNASGGLFAGFKDSFSYENVKAQITDLITKKTILQG, from the coding sequence ATGACCATCCATCACCTCTCGCACACCGATCTGGACGGATACGGCGCGCAGGTAATAACGAATCACTATTTTAAAAACGTTAAATTTTATAACTCAAACTATGGCAAGGAGATCGACGAGAAATTTGATCAAATTTTGGCTCAAATTTCGGATAAAAACGCAGCCCAGACGCAGTCAAATTTAAGCGGCGAGCAAAATGCTAACTCGCAAAATGCGCCCGAAAATCGCGGCGAGGGCAAAGCGGCTAAAAATGACGAAAAAGCGCTCATCCTGATAACGGATCTAAATTTGACCGTGGAGCAGTGCGAAGCCTACGAGAAGGCGCTCGTAAATAAAAACGCTAAAATTTTGCTCCTCGATCACCACCAAAGCGGTGCCGAGTGCGCGAGCAAATTTGGCTGGTATTTTTTAGATAGCTCAAGGTGTGCAACCAAGATCACGCATGATTTTTTCGCTAAAATTTACGGCATAGATGCGAGCCTAAATCACTTTAGCGACGTCGTAAACGCAGTCGATATCTGGCTAAAAGACGACGTAAATTTTGAAATGGGCAAGGTCGGACTTGGGCTCGTCGCAAACGCAAAAGAGATAAACAAAACGATGTTTGAGGCTGAAAATTCGCGCTATCTTTTTTATCTTATCGAGCGCGCGCGGGAGTTTTTTGACGCGGGAGACGACTATGTCGGGCTTGACGAGGCGATTTTCGGTTTTAAAAAGGATTTTTTCAAAGAGAATAAAAACGATACGTTAAGCAATCTGATCTCAGCCTTCGTCGTAAAAAAACTAAGCGAGGAAAAAGAGAAATTTAGCATAAAATATAACGATCTTAACGGCATTTTGACTTACAATATCGGCAACACCTCGGTTATAGGCAATGATTTTTTAGTCGCGAACCCCGATATTGATTTTTTCATCGACGTTACGAGCAAAAAGACTCTGAGCTTTCGCGCTAACGGCAAAGTGGATGTGAGCCAGATGGCTAAAAACTTAGTCGGCGGCGGCGGACACGTGAACGCTAGCGGCGGGCTTTTTGCGGGCTTTAAGGATAGCTTTAGCTATGAAAACGTAAAAGCGCAGATAACCGATCTAATAACCAAAAAAACGATTTTACAAGGATAG
- the cmoB gene encoding tRNA 5-methoxyuridine(34)/uridine 5-oxyacetic acid(34) synthase CmoB, which yields MSLEAARAAKARELAGKTYTPLIREVEELAAKFKGREFELKFDDVVEISANLTPVECEETLQTALNLRSWRKGPFKIDDILIDSEWRSFVKFNLLAPHMDLVDKVVGDIGCNNGYYLFRMSPQRPKKLIGFDPGVMSFLQFKFIDAFARSGIEYELLGVEHLPHYGVKFDALFCLGVLYHRSDPVRTLKELKGALNAGGELFLDTMYLDIQGDFALSPKNTYSKIPNIYFVPTVSALLNWCERANFKDAQILATKPTDAHEQRKTEWILGQSLGDFLDPADPTRTVEGYPAPKRVYLKLSV from the coding sequence ATGAGCTTAGAAGCGGCTAGAGCGGCGAAGGCTAGGGAGCTGGCGGGCAAAACCTACACGCCTTTGATACGCGAGGTAGAGGAGCTGGCGGCTAAATTTAAGGGACGCGAATTTGAGCTCAAATTTGACGATGTAGTCGAGATAAGCGCAAATTTAACCCCTGTAGAGTGCGAAGAGACGCTGCAAACGGCGCTAAATTTACGCTCGTGGCGCAAGGGGCCGTTTAAGATAGACGATATCTTGATAGATAGCGAGTGGAGGAGTTTTGTTAAATTTAACCTCCTCGCGCCGCACATGGATTTAGTAGACAAGGTCGTGGGCGATATCGGCTGCAACAACGGCTACTATCTCTTTCGTATGTCGCCCCAGCGCCCCAAAAAACTGATCGGCTTTGATCCCGGCGTTATGAGCTTTTTGCAGTTTAAATTTATCGATGCGTTCGCGCGATCTGGTATAGAGTACGAGCTGTTAGGCGTCGAGCACTTGCCGCACTACGGCGTCAAATTTGACGCGCTCTTTTGTCTTGGCGTGCTCTATCACAGAAGCGATCCGGTGCGTACGCTAAAAGAGCTAAAAGGCGCGCTAAATGCGGGCGGCGAGCTATTTTTGGACACGATGTATCTTGATATACAGGGCGATTTTGCCCTGAGTCCAAAAAATACATACTCAAAGATACCGAATATCTACTTCGTGCCGACCGTTAGCGCGCTTTTAAACTGGTGTGAGAGGGCGAATTTTAAAGATGCGCAAATTTTAGCCACAAAGCCGACGGACGCGCACGAGCAGCGAAAAACAGAGTGGATCTTGGGGCAGAGCTTGGGCGATTTCCTCGATCCTGCTGACCCTACGCGCACGGTAGAGGGCTATCCCGCGCCAAAACGGGTCTATCTAAAACTAAGCGTATAA
- a CDS encoding PaaI family thioesterase has translation MDENIYKDSGSEDTILPEDENPFRNELKTSPNIKTSLSGTVTELGSNQAKTNFFASEEMASDAEGLIHSGFVFSAASYAAMAAVNETFSVVIGAKIHFFAPTKIGENVEFDARAQFNDSAKREVRVIGKTRDIKVFEGTFQVVVLEDHVFKIYKANVQKQAAQRQRSRAKAEEEAQNS, from the coding sequence ATGGACGAAAATATATATAAAGACAGCGGTAGCGAGGATACGATACTGCCTGAGGATGAAAACCCTTTCCGCAACGAGCTAAAAACCTCGCCGAATATAAAAACTAGCTTAAGCGGCACCGTGACAGAACTGGGTTCAAATCAAGCGAAAACGAATTTTTTTGCTAGCGAAGAGATGGCGTCTGACGCCGAAGGGCTTATTCACAGCGGCTTTGTTTTCTCGGCGGCTAGCTATGCGGCGATGGCTGCGGTAAACGAAACCTTTAGCGTCGTGATAGGGGCTAAGATACATTTTTTCGCCCCTACCAAGATCGGCGAAAACGTGGAATTTGATGCTAGGGCCCAGTTTAACGATAGCGCTAAACGCGAAGTAAGAGTGATCGGCAAAACGCGCGATATCAAGGTTTTTGAGGGTACGTTTCAAGTGGTTGTTTTAGAAGATCACGTATTTAAAATTTATAAAGCCAACGTCCAAAAACAAGCCGCCCAAAGACAAAGAAGCCGAGCAAAAGCCGAGGAAGAGGCACAAAACTCCTAA
- the msrA gene encoding peptide-methionine (S)-S-oxide reductase MsrA, which yields MLGKTLKTVGIVGALALFLGIFLNLQGEQMNHKTKEPAAANKTIVLAGGCFWGTEAYLKQLPGVVSTYTGYANSKVPNPSYEQVCTGDTNAAEAVWVEYDEYVIDLPHLLKFYFNTIDPTSLNKQGGDRGTQYRTGIYYTDAADEPAIRAFIAEQQKNYKAPIVTEVAPLENIYKAEEYHQDYLDKNPHGYCHVTFESLPKKGEILSDKKRDMKQNLQNYKNKDDATLKNELSAISYDVVKHAATERPHSSELNDEERIGIYVDITNGQPLFSSYDKFDAGCGWPSFTKPIDASLIAEKSDLSHGMVRTEVKTAMSDSHLGHVFDDGPSDKGGLRYCINGAALRFVPKEEMEKEGYGYLIPYLDAQYSKK from the coding sequence ATGCTTGGCAAAACGTTAAAAACAGTTGGAATAGTCGGCGCTTTGGCGCTATTTTTAGGTATATTTTTAAATTTACAAGGAGAACAGATGAATCATAAAACAAAGGAGCCTGCGGCCGCGAACAAAACGATCGTGCTAGCGGGCGGGTGCTTTTGGGGCACGGAGGCCTATCTCAAGCAGCTTCCCGGCGTGGTGAGCACCTACACGGGCTACGCAAACTCAAAGGTGCCAAACCCTAGCTACGAGCAGGTCTGTACGGGCGACACGAACGCCGCCGAGGCCGTCTGGGTCGAATACGACGAGTACGTGATCGACCTGCCGCATTTGCTCAAATTTTACTTTAACACCATCGATCCCACCAGCCTAAACAAACAAGGCGGCGACCGCGGCACGCAGTACCGCACGGGCATTTACTACACCGATGCGGCAGACGAGCCGGCGATCAGAGCCTTTATCGCCGAACAGCAAAAAAACTACAAAGCGCCCATCGTAACAGAGGTCGCGCCGCTAGAAAATATCTACAAAGCCGAGGAGTATCACCAGGACTATCTGGACAAAAACCCGCACGGCTACTGCCACGTGACCTTTGAGAGCCTGCCTAAAAAGGGCGAAATTTTGAGCGATAAAAAGCGAGATATGAAGCAAAATTTGCAAAACTACAAAAACAAAGACGACGCAACGCTAAAAAATGAACTAAGCGCCATCTCCTACGACGTCGTAAAGCACGCCGCGACCGAGCGACCGCACAGTAGCGAGCTAAACGACGAGGAGCGTATCGGTATCTACGTCGATATCACTAACGGTCAGCCGCTTTTTAGCTCGTACGATAAATTTGATGCGGGCTGCGGTTGGCCGAGCTTTACTAAGCCGATCGACGCGAGCCTAATCGCCGAAAAGTCCGATCTATCGCACGGCATGGTGCGCACCGAGGTCAAGACTGCGATGTCGGACTCGCACTTGGGGCACGTATTTGACGACGGTCCGAGCGACAAAGGAGGGCTAAGATACTGCATAAACGGCGCTGCGCTTAGGTTTGTGCCAAAGGAGGAAATGGAGAAGGAAGGGTATGGGTATTTGATACCGTATCTCGACGCACAGTATTCTAAAAAATAA